The following proteins are encoded in a genomic region of Hymenobacter siberiensis:
- a CDS encoding sensor histidine kinase — MSLKLKIRLSVFLLLLLLLGLGGYAFLTIRFLENGAHGIEQADFNTARFAVLAFLAAGTAVGITMMVRLPRIVVRPLHRLTADMERVAGPGPATRVAVGKRDEVGTVAAAVNLVLSQAQDERRATLAELFTERNRMESLVRSLDEGLLLLDERGTIVLANPVACDLLGLPQSELLDLPATAVAATNELLRDLLVPLAEANMAGDETPDPVFMFPHKGDAPHYQLKISPIETVDQASRRTAAGHILCLRNVSDFKKLDELKSTFLATISHELKTPLASIKLSLMLLQNPRTTDAERQVLATGIGEETQRLLNMVGQLIEVSRLDAGAGIKLNVQPMHLADVIRYATQTVHPQLHDKQIRLDLQLPEALPEVHGDVEKTTWVLINLLSNAIRYSPTAAPLIIRAMQWGEMVRVSVEDQGPGIAAEHHKRIFQRFAGVPGQGGHGSSGLGLSISREFIGAQGGQLWVESQPAAGSRFLFTLPVVG; from the coding sequence ATGTCCCTCAAACTAAAAATCCGCCTCAGCGTCTTTCTGCTACTGCTGCTGCTGCTGGGGCTGGGCGGCTACGCCTTCCTCACCATCCGCTTTCTCGAAAACGGCGCGCACGGCATCGAGCAAGCTGATTTCAACACGGCCCGCTTTGCGGTGCTGGCATTTCTGGCGGCCGGCACGGCGGTGGGCATCACCATGATGGTGCGGCTGCCACGCATCGTGGTGCGCCCCCTGCACCGCCTCACCGCCGACATGGAGCGGGTGGCTGGCCCCGGCCCCGCCACCCGCGTGGCCGTGGGCAAGCGCGACGAGGTGGGCACCGTGGCCGCCGCCGTGAACCTGGTGCTGAGCCAGGCCCAGGACGAGCGCCGCGCCACCCTGGCCGAGCTCTTCACCGAGCGCAACCGCATGGAAAGCCTCGTGCGCAGCCTCGATGAGGGCCTGCTCCTCCTCGATGAGCGCGGCACCATTGTGCTGGCCAACCCCGTGGCCTGCGACCTGCTGGGCCTGCCGCAGTCGGAGCTGCTGGACCTGCCCGCCACCGCCGTGGCCGCCACCAACGAGCTGCTGCGCGACCTGCTGGTGCCCCTGGCCGAAGCCAACATGGCCGGCGATGAGACGCCCGACCCCGTGTTCATGTTTCCGCACAAGGGCGACGCGCCGCACTACCAGCTCAAAATAAGCCCCATTGAAACCGTGGACCAGGCCAGCCGACGCACCGCCGCCGGCCACATCCTGTGCCTGCGCAACGTGTCCGACTTTAAGAAGCTGGACGAGCTGAAATCCACCTTTTTGGCCACGATTTCGCACGAGCTGAAAACACCGCTGGCCAGCATCAAACTCAGCCTGATGCTGTTGCAGAACCCGCGCACCACCGATGCCGAGCGCCAGGTGCTGGCCACCGGCATCGGCGAGGAAACCCAGCGCCTGCTGAACATGGTGGGCCAGCTCATCGAAGTATCGCGCCTCGACGCGGGCGCGGGCATCAAGCTCAACGTGCAGCCCATGCACCTGGCCGACGTTATCCGCTACGCCACCCAAACGGTGCACCCGCAGCTGCACGACAAGCAGATTCGGCTCGACCTGCAGCTGCCCGAGGCCCTGCCCGAAGTGCACGGCGACGTGGAAAAAACCACCTGGGTGCTCATCAACCTGCTTTCCAACGCCATCCGCTACTCGCCCACGGCGGCCCCGCTCATCATCCGAGCCATGCAATGGGGCGAGATGGTGCGCGTGAGCGTGGAGGACCAGGGCCCCGGCATTGCGGCCGAGCACCACAAGCGCATCTTCCAGCGCTTTGCGGGCGTGCCGGGCCAGGGCGGGCACGGCAGCTCGGGGCTGGGCCTCAGCATTTCACGCGAGTTTATTGGGGCGCAGGGCGGGCAGCTGTGGGTGGAAAGCCAGCCGGCAGCGGGCAGCCGGTTTCTGTTTACGCTGCCGGTGGTGGGCTAA
- a CDS encoding CocE/NonD family hydrolase: protein MSRLLLAFLLLAAAPAARAQTAPRAQDSAFVRDNYTKLDRQLTMRDGVKLYTIIYVPKDASTATPYPFLMTRTPYSAGPYGEQKYRPRGPGPSRELSTEKYIFVYQDVRGRYMSEGKFEEMTPAIPAGTTARGNTVRHDESTDTFDTIEWLLKNVPNNNGRVGMMGISYPGFYASAALPNAHPALKAVSPQAPVTDEFIGDDARHKGAFFLLDNFEFTNYFDVPRPQPVAEYKPLFKFETKDAYRFFLDLGPIKNANGPKYFNNRARIWNEYQQHETYDAYWQARNIRTALTGVKPAVLVVGGWFDAEDLYGALNTYKAIEKQNPGATNRLVMGPWTHGAWARPDWSKFGPLSFGSNTADTFRKTLETPFFNFYLKDKGSFNPAEATVFNTGTNEWKTYPAWPPAATEGKLYFKKAGGLAFATETDLKSQAEARRLKDMKITPASEYTQYLSDPANPVPYTDGIHGERNTEYMIEDQRFAAKRPDVLTFRTETLPDALTLAGPLTADLWVSTSGTDADFVVKVIDEQPDGTQRLVRAEVMRGRFRNSFSRPEAFKPNQPTKVKYELPDVLHTFAKGHRMMVQVQSTWFPLVDRNPQTFVPIATADAKDFQKATIRLYHDAGHPSAVQVSVLP, encoded by the coding sequence ATGTCTCGCCTGCTTCTCGCCTTTCTGCTGCTGGCCGCCGCTCCTGCCGCCCGGGCCCAAACCGCACCCCGCGCCCAGGATTCTGCTTTCGTCAGAGACAACTACACCAAGCTCGACCGCCAGCTTACCATGCGCGACGGCGTGAAGCTCTACACCATCATCTACGTGCCGAAAGATGCTTCCACGGCCACGCCTTACCCGTTTCTGATGACGCGCACGCCCTACTCGGCCGGGCCGTATGGGGAGCAGAAGTACCGCCCGCGCGGTCCTGGCCCCAGCCGGGAACTGTCGACCGAGAAGTACATTTTTGTGTATCAGGATGTGCGCGGGCGGTACATGAGCGAGGGCAAGTTTGAGGAAATGACCCCGGCTATACCGGCGGGCACCACTGCGCGCGGCAACACCGTGCGGCACGACGAAAGCACCGACACCTTCGACACCATCGAGTGGCTGCTGAAGAACGTGCCCAACAACAACGGCCGCGTGGGCATGATGGGCATCAGCTACCCCGGTTTCTACGCCTCGGCGGCGCTGCCCAACGCCCACCCGGCCCTGAAAGCCGTGTCGCCCCAGGCCCCGGTCACGGATGAGTTTATCGGCGATGATGCCCGGCACAAAGGCGCGTTTTTCCTGCTCGACAACTTCGAATTCACGAATTATTTCGACGTGCCGCGCCCCCAGCCGGTGGCGGAGTATAAGCCGCTATTCAAGTTTGAGACGAAAGACGCCTATAGGTTTTTTCTCGACCTCGGACCCATCAAAAACGCCAACGGCCCGAAGTATTTCAACAACCGCGCCCGCATCTGGAACGAGTACCAGCAGCACGAAACCTACGACGCCTACTGGCAAGCTCGCAACATTCGCACCGCCCTCACGGGCGTGAAACCGGCTGTGCTGGTGGTAGGCGGCTGGTTCGATGCCGAGGACTTATACGGCGCGCTGAACACCTACAAGGCCATCGAAAAGCAGAACCCCGGCGCTACCAACCGCCTCGTGATGGGCCCCTGGACCCACGGTGCCTGGGCCCGGCCCGACTGGAGCAAGTTCGGCCCGCTCAGCTTCGGCTCCAACACCGCCGATACCTTCCGCAAAACGCTGGAAACGCCATTTTTCAACTTCTACCTGAAAGACAAAGGCAGCTTTAATCCGGCTGAAGCCACAGTGTTCAACACCGGCACCAACGAGTGGAAAACCTACCCGGCCTGGCCGCCAGCGGCTACGGAGGGGAAGCTATATTTCAAGAAGGCTGGAGGGTTGGCTTTTGCTACCGAAACGGACCTTAAGAGCCAAGCTGAAGCCCGCCGCTTGAAGGACATGAAAATAACTCCTGCCTCAGAGTACACCCAATACCTTAGCGACCCGGCCAACCCCGTGCCCTACACCGACGGCATCCACGGCGAGCGCAACACCGAGTACATGATTGAGGACCAGCGCTTCGCTGCCAAGCGCCCCGACGTGCTCACCTTCCGAACCGAAACCCTGCCCGATGCCCTCACCCTGGCCGGCCCCCTCACCGCCGACCTGTGGGTGAGCACCTCCGGCACCGATGCCGACTTCGTCGTGAAAGTAATTGACGAGCAGCCCGATGGCACCCAGCGCCTGGTGCGCGCCGAGGTGATGCGCGGCCGCTTCCGCAACAGCTTCTCCCGGCCCGAAGCCTTCAAACCCAACCAGCCCACCAAGGTGAAATACGAGCTGCCCGACGTGCTCCACACCTTCGCCAAAGGCCACCGCATGATGGTGCAGGTGCAAAGCACCTGGTTCCCGCTCGTCGACCGCAACCCGCAAACCTTCGTGCCCATTGCCACGGCCGATGCGAAGGATTTTCAGAAAGCCACCATCCGGCTGTACCACGATGCGGGGCACCCCTCGGCCGTGCAGGTTTCGGTGCTGCCGTAG
- a CDS encoding AsmA-like C-terminal region-containing protein, producing the protein MRFFTLRRVLALVLLLAVLGAGLAVWLRGSEYARRLVTQKVRQGLTQNSELVLAPFRVELSPWRDFPHLTASIQHLALTDTSFQKSVPVLSIGRADLRVELLSLLRGRVDVARVEISDIDFQERVDSLGRAWGLRGKRRKGTGATPTLNLKLDELLVNNFRFSSHNGYSRGAFGVQVRQAKLKARLRDGVLRVGGTLDGELSYLRTRAGTLFEREPVMAWVNYKYTFANRQGLIYHTRATLNGDTIRVSGTHTVAADQPTGTTMALRFVGNQPLVDVLHAALPPRLEPYLTGTTSPSKAHIHYTITGLSGPKVTPRNVLTFSLRGASLQWPEPARHIRRWDLMGTYDNGPQHNIRSTVLTLRRCRVYSAAGQLDVALTLRNFRRPFLDGRFRGRTELTELAALLASDRWQARGGTADVDVRLRGLLPPRADRPAPAVPQRPLSLRGTVALHQASLVLPARGADISGLDVQVGLRDSLWHLTNASGVLNDIRFQASATTVNLLGYLNGKLPTASISGRFAVDELRVPQLRALMQPVPRAGSEDFAPTSLPKPSRRPRDKAQLAATLGSALIPPGLLLDVSLRCQRLLLATDTLSNLAVTIRHDGQRVQLQHLAGRMWGGDVRGDVQWPTDPDNRVAPVQYHVGVHFAAINYLQFLTRLNRPTPRPAPDRASRRKPGGASPALRDLLLSANGQLTLEIDRVDLPEDESMRQVSLQLEKSGPTLRMPYLRFLTPEGGHGEASGTAQVEGLHLTAADTDLTLRYTTLDVQRLLGLIASLTAHTDTVPTARTLARAERRAERRAQRQRLPGNPSLFSNGVLSAVLRVEADNVHYGVLSGGRFRLVSHLLDGEARLDNCSFDGLQGHLSLSGYMRSTANRAHHPTQLQVRLEDIQLPALFATATSMGLSVLGGSNIQGSLRGMADIHTDLGPTFLPALAQTAGYLKTDIRDLELINVEALMEALKFMKSERTGHLYFEPVRAEFVLAQGQVIIPGLHLNSNLSNLEVSGHYGLEGATSLFIGLKPLQALFGNNGKRVERIQNGSRVSKSTGKLTYVSLRRTAPGEKYKVRLFQRDEHRNAMTRLQEQYRSFLRTQRLDTTVQMLR; encoded by the coding sequence ATGAGATTCTTCACCCTACGACGAGTATTGGCACTGGTGCTGCTGCTGGCCGTGCTGGGCGCGGGACTGGCCGTGTGGCTGCGGGGCAGTGAATATGCCCGCCGCCTGGTGACCCAAAAAGTGCGGCAGGGCCTCACGCAAAATTCGGAGCTGGTGCTGGCTCCATTTCGGGTCGAGCTATCGCCCTGGCGCGATTTTCCGCACCTCACAGCCTCCATCCAGCACCTCGCCCTCACGGATACTTCGTTTCAAAAATCGGTGCCGGTGCTCAGCATCGGGCGCGCCGATTTGCGGGTGGAGCTGCTCAGCCTGCTGCGCGGCCGGGTCGATGTGGCGCGGGTCGAAATCAGCGACATTGATTTTCAGGAGCGGGTCGATTCGCTGGGCCGTGCCTGGGGCCTGCGCGGCAAGCGCCGCAAGGGCACCGGCGCCACGCCCACCCTCAACCTGAAGCTGGACGAGCTGTTGGTGAACAACTTCCGCTTCAGCTCGCACAACGGGTATTCGCGGGGGGCCTTTGGGGTGCAGGTGCGGCAGGCCAAACTAAAGGCGCGGCTGCGCGACGGAGTGCTGCGCGTGGGCGGCACCCTCGACGGCGAGCTGAGCTACCTGCGCACCCGTGCCGGCACCCTGTTTGAGCGCGAGCCCGTGATGGCCTGGGTGAACTACAAATACACCTTTGCCAACCGCCAGGGCCTCATTTACCACACCCGCGCCACCCTCAACGGCGACACCATTAGAGTGAGCGGCACCCACACTGTGGCCGCCGACCAGCCCACCGGCACCACGATGGCGCTGCGCTTCGTGGGCAATCAGCCCCTCGTGGACGTGCTGCACGCCGCCCTGCCGCCCCGCCTCGAGCCCTACCTCACCGGCACCACCAGCCCCAGCAAGGCCCACATTCACTACACCATCACGGGCCTGAGCGGGCCGAAGGTGACGCCGCGCAACGTACTCACCTTCAGCCTGCGCGGGGCCAGCCTGCAATGGCCCGAGCCCGCCCGCCACATCCGACGCTGGGATTTGATGGGCACCTACGATAATGGCCCGCAGCACAATATCCGCTCCACGGTGCTCACGCTGCGGCGCTGCCGGGTGTATTCGGCCGCCGGCCAGCTCGACGTAGCCCTCACCCTGCGCAACTTCCGCCGCCCCTTCCTGGACGGCCGCTTCCGGGGTCGCACCGAGCTCACCGAGCTGGCCGCCCTGCTGGCCTCCGACCGCTGGCAGGCCCGGGGCGGCACCGCCGATGTAGACGTGCGCCTGCGCGGCCTGCTTCCGCCCCGCGCCGACCGCCCCGCCCCTGCTGTGCCGCAGCGGCCGCTGTCGCTGCGCGGCACGGTTGCGCTGCACCAGGCCTCGCTGGTGCTGCCGGCGCGCGGGGCTGACATCTCGGGCCTGGATGTGCAGGTGGGCCTGCGCGACAGCCTCTGGCACCTGACCAATGCCTCCGGCGTGCTCAACGACATACGGTTTCAGGCTTCGGCCACCACGGTCAACCTGCTGGGCTACCTCAATGGCAAGCTGCCCACGGCCAGCATCAGCGGCCGGTTTGCCGTGGATGAGCTGCGGGTGCCCCAGCTGCGGGCCCTCATGCAGCCCGTGCCCCGCGCTGGCAGCGAGGACTTTGCGCCCACCAGCCTGCCCAAGCCCAGCCGCCGGCCGCGCGACAAGGCGCAGCTGGCCGCCACCCTGGGCAGCGCCCTTATTCCGCCGGGCCTGCTGCTCGATGTGAGCCTGCGCTGCCAGCGCCTGCTGCTGGCCACCGATACCCTGAGCAACCTGGCCGTGACCATCCGGCACGATGGCCAGCGGGTGCAGCTTCAGCACCTGGCGGGCCGCATGTGGGGCGGCGACGTGCGCGGCGACGTGCAGTGGCCCACCGACCCCGACAACCGTGTGGCCCCCGTGCAGTACCATGTGGGCGTGCACTTCGCGGCCATCAACTACTTGCAGTTTCTCACCCGCCTGAACCGCCCCACGCCCCGGCCGGCCCCCGACCGCGCCAGCCGCCGCAAGCCCGGCGGGGCCAGCCCGGCCCTGCGCGACCTGCTGCTGTCGGCCAACGGCCAGCTCACCCTCGAAATTGACCGGGTAGACCTGCCCGAGGATGAAAGCATGCGCCAGGTGAGCCTGCAGCTCGAAAAAAGCGGCCCCACGCTGCGCATGCCCTACCTGCGCTTCCTCACGCCCGAGGGCGGTCACGGCGAGGCTTCGGGCACGGCCCAGGTGGAGGGCCTGCACCTCACCGCCGCCGATACCGACCTGACCCTGCGCTACACCACCCTCGACGTGCAGCGCCTGCTGGGCCTCATTGCCAGCCTCACCGCGCATACCGATACGGTGCCCACCGCCCGCACCCTGGCCCGGGCCGAGCGCCGGGCCGAGCGCCGCGCCCAGCGGCAGCGCTTGCCCGGCAACCCCTCCCTGTTTTCCAACGGCGTGCTGAGCGCCGTGCTGCGCGTGGAGGCTGATAACGTGCACTATGGGGTGCTGAGCGGCGGCCGGTTCCGGCTGGTATCGCACCTGCTCGATGGCGAGGCCCGGCTCGACAACTGCTCCTTCGATGGCTTGCAGGGCCACCTCAGCCTGAGCGGCTACATGCGCAGCACCGCCAACCGGGCCCACCACCCCACCCAGCTACAGGTGCGCCTGGAAGACATTCAGCTGCCGGCCCTGTTTGCCACCGCTACCAGCATGGGCCTGAGCGTGTTGGGCGGCAGCAATATCCAGGGCAGCCTGCGGGGCATGGCCGACATCCACACCGACCTCGGCCCCACCTTTCTGCCCGCCCTGGCCCAAACCGCCGGCTACCTCAAAACCGACATCCGCGACCTGGAGCTCATCAACGTGGAAGCCCTGATGGAGGCCCTGAAATTCATGAAATCCGAGCGCACCGGCCACTTGTATTTCGAGCCCGTGCGGGCCGAGTTCGTGCTGGCGCAGGGCCAGGTCATCATCCCCGGCCTGCACCTGAACAGCAACCTGAGCAACCTCGAAGTGAGCGGGCACTACGGCCTGGAGGGGGCCACCAGCCTTTTCATCGGCCTCAAGCCCCTGCAAGCCCTGTTCGGCAACAACGGCAAGCGCGTGGAGCGTATCCAGAACGGGTCCAGGGTGAGCAAATCAACCGGCAAGCTCACCTACGTGAGCCTGCGCCGCACGGCCCCCGGTGAGAAGTACAAGGTGCGCCTGTTTCAGCGCGACGAGCACCGCAACGCCATGACCCGCCTGCAGGAGCAGTACCGCAGCTTCCTGCGCACCCAGCGCCTCGACACCACGGTGCAGATGCTGCGCTGA
- a CDS encoding HAD family hydrolase, whose translation MKAFIFDLNGTMVHDMEYHTRAWQQLFNEDLGGRFSWDEVKPQMYGKNREVLVRMFGPDRFTGEEMDRVSLEKERRYQREFLPHLALLPGLMELLEQAHQQGIPMAIGSAAIPFNIDFVLDNLQIRHYFQAIVSADDVTVSKPNPEVFLRCAELLGVPPASCIVFEDVPKGAEAAHNAGMQAVVLTTTHSEAEFAHLPNVRHCAPDYTDAFMRGLVA comes from the coding sequence ATGAAAGCCTTTATCTTCGACCTCAACGGCACCATGGTGCACGACATGGAGTACCACACCCGCGCCTGGCAGCAGCTCTTCAACGAAGACCTGGGCGGCCGTTTCAGCTGGGACGAGGTGAAGCCCCAGATGTACGGCAAAAACCGCGAAGTGCTGGTGCGCATGTTCGGCCCCGACCGCTTCACGGGCGAGGAGATGGACCGGGTTTCGCTCGAAAAAGAGCGGCGCTACCAGCGTGAGTTTCTGCCGCACCTGGCGCTGCTGCCGGGTCTGATGGAGCTGCTGGAGCAGGCCCATCAGCAGGGCATTCCCATGGCCATCGGCTCGGCTGCCATCCCGTTCAATATTGATTTTGTGCTCGATAACCTCCAAATCCGGCACTACTTCCAAGCCATCGTGAGTGCCGATGACGTGACAGTGAGCAAGCCCAATCCCGAAGTTTTCCTGCGCTGCGCCGAGCTGCTCGGCGTGCCGCCCGCCAGTTGTATCGTGTTCGAAGACGTGCCCAAAGGGGCCGAAGCCGCCCACAATGCCGGGATGCAGGCCGTGGTGCTCACCACTACCCACTCCGAAGCCGAGTTCGCGCACCTGCCCAACGTGCGGCACTGTGCTCCGGACTATACCGATGCCTTCATGCGCGGGCTGGTGGCGTAG
- a CDS encoding helix-turn-helix domain-containing protein, whose amino-acid sequence MARLAKPVCLPASDVSRLRAIVKKGTHKSRKITRARALLLMGEGQSAAQVQASAGISDSQYHRIKRRYLAEGLDRALEERPRSGQPRKVTATLEARITSLACSELPTGAARWTLSLLNEKLISLDCIDKISNESIRQVLKKGNSNPG is encoded by the coding sequence ATGGCTCGCCTCGCAAAACCGGTTTGTTTACCTGCCTCTGACGTATCTCGACTGCGGGCTATCGTCAAAAAAGGCACTCACAAGAGCCGCAAAATCACCCGGGCGCGGGCGCTGCTGTTGATGGGGGAGGGCCAAAGTGCGGCGCAGGTGCAAGCCAGCGCGGGCATTTCCGACAGCCAGTATCACCGTATCAAGCGGCGTTACCTGGCCGAAGGACTGGACAGGGCGCTGGAAGAGCGCCCCCGCAGCGGGCAACCCCGAAAGGTGACGGCCACCCTGGAGGCCCGTATTACAAGCTTGGCTTGCAGTGAGTTACCGACTGGCGCGGCCCGTTGGACCTTGTCCCTACTTAACGAAAAGCTGATTTCGCTCGACTGCATTGACAAGATTTCGAATGAATCGATTCGACAAGTTTTAAAAAAAGGAAACTCAAACCCTGGCTGA